From a single Apium graveolens cultivar Ventura unplaced genomic scaffold, ASM990537v1 ctg3975, whole genome shotgun sequence genomic region:
- the LOC141701524 gene encoding uncharacterized protein LOC141701524, translating to MKIYNLRFRQAYLPQIFSLQASWSNTKASRSKIRFQFGGFESRGSFDVGFSFLKNEFQSEYSKREYGESLDAQPDVFLCSINDVKVNNGVDQRARNVVPGIEGFLRQKLSSQGLAFIVRGGSVLFPLCLVLLVQKSLEVGEVLAVDVSSTIALSGTVDVHIKFNGRMRRVVFGGENVVTAAVTGPGIIFIQSMPFHRLSQRIARAVASPNMRDNPKFFFQIAIFFFLAYVVILSSLILTDI from the exons ATGAAGATCTACAATCTTCGATTTCGACAAGCATATCTCCCCCAAATTTTCTCTCTCCAAGCTTCGTGGTCAAATACCAAAGCTTCGAGGTCAAAGATTCGATTTCAGTTTGGGGGTTTCGAGTCCAGAG GATCTTTTGATGTCGGATTTTCCTTTCTGAAAAATGAATTTCAAAGTGAGTATTCAAAGAGGGAATATGGCGAGAGTTTGGATGCTCAG CCAGATGTATTTTTATGCTCCATCAATGATGTGAAAGTCAACAATGGAGTTGATCAAAGGGCACGTAATGTTGTACCTGGTATAGAG GGATTCCTGAGACAAAAATTATCTAGCCAAGGGCTTGCATTCATAGTTCGTGGTGGATCTG TTTTATTCCCTCTTTGTCTGGTTTTACTTGTGCAGAAAAGTCTTGAGGTAGGTGAAGTCCTTGCTGTTGATGTGTCCAGCACCATCGCGCTGTCAGGAACAGTGGATGTACATATCAAATTTAATGGTCGCATGAGAAGGGTGGTGTTTGGG GGTGAGAATGTAGTAACAGCTGCTGTAACGGGACCTGGTATCATCTTCATACAGAGCATGCCTTTCCATAGGCTGTCTCAACGCATAGCTAG GGCAGTTGCATCTCCAAACATGAGAGACAACCCGAAGTTCTTCTTTCAAATAGCTATTTTTTTC